DNA sequence from the Grus americana isolate bGruAme1 chromosome Z, bGruAme1.mat, whole genome shotgun sequence genome:
TGGAGCTCTTTGCTTTAAACAAAGTTcaatttccttttgctgtgcaGGGTCTTTTGTCTTACCATAAATCATCTTTTCTGAGatacatttttcagagaaacattaaagaaaaaaacctgccaagTCTCTCAAGTCTAGCATTAATGTGTAAtcctcagaaaaaaagtctcttttacCAGCAGGACCTTCAAATACAGGAGGAACAAACTTTtcatagcaaaagaaaaaaaaatacttgtagtGACACCTCCCATAAGCAGGAGTGCCTGCTACAGTGACATTACAAGATGTTGCCATGATCTGgcatatatttaattaaacttCAAATAACTGAATGAATTAATGTCTGCAGTTTcacatctgtttaaaataaatttttgaggAAGTCCACCTCCTACAATTTAGAGTATTACAATTTTCATATGGGTTACACTTTCCTgctcttaattttcttaaaagagaAATCACCATGTGGCAGGattaaacattattttgcaCAGCTTTGTAAATATGTAACCACTTGCTGGTTATTAAAATCTTATGCACATGTGAAAAGGTTGTTTAAACATACCAGGCAAGTTAAATGTAAAGGAAGCCAGCaggcattttcatttctaaaagcCTACACCTTCTACATGCCTTTTGTGATTAACACAAACAAAATGATAGGAAGCATCTTCAAACCCAATTTCCCATACTGAGGATATGGTACTGTTACGTAAGGAAACATGCAGGAGGAATGTTAACATGCTACCTCATCATTTGTCAGTctgaaagaaagtaaaattgGACCACTCCAGATGTAAGTTGAAAGGAAATTAgtgttttacattaaaaacataaaaagaagcaATTGAGTATGGCGCACAAGAATGCATGCATTGCCTTGGATGCAGCAAATGCAAACATGTTAATGTCACTATGTGATGGGGAAACAAGGCTATATTCCAGATGAACTGCAGTTCTTAACTTTATCAAGTTGACAGGGACCTCATGAAACCTCCTGTGTActcttaaataatttattaaactgTTTGCTGTGCatagctaacagaaaaaaaaatatgcttgcaCTTAATTGACTAAAAAGAAGATGTTAAGGTAAGGTGTTCTCCTCAACACTGAACAAACCTTAATGCAGCtgaatttttatgtttgtttttgctGGTATAGctcagaattaatttctgacAGCTGCCACCTTGCCAGTATTGTTCAATTGCGATACCAAAATTGGTTCTGCTACGTCTAATATCTAAAGAGGACACTATTGGCAATCATTTTAACAACAAGTCTTCACAGAAAACTGGTTTTTGCATCAATGCTTTTTGACATACTGAAAAATGTATGTCATGTCCCTTTCAAAGCCTGAGAGTGCAGAAAAGGGAACcatacatttttcctttaggTTCAATGACAAGTAGGAAGATCTGGAATTACAAGTTCAATGTTTCTACTCTGCATTAACAATACAATTTGAAGAATACTGTTTTGAGGATGgatatgtaattttaaaaaatttttggATATACCTTAACGCTAAAACTGAACTTCTGTTGCATattcccatttccttctcaaaataaattcagaataaggattgaaataaatataaatatcaaTGTTATGGGAAAATGTCTAAAATCAGATAAAGCTGACCAGCCTGCATAAAAATGCCACTTAACACCAACAGCTTTGTGTAATTCAAAAGTGCACAGAAGCtaaataaagaaagaagagaaaaaagacatttgtgaTTCAAGAGAACCTTACTGCATTATGAATTCCAGGTTGTTTTATTACTATAACGTAAATATCTGGCTTTTGTCTGTAGTCCACTACAATTTCAAATAGACAGCAGTTTATACAGAATCATTGATTTCTTTGTATATTAATAAGTATGTCCTTGGTTATTTCATGTAGTAAGAAGTGCAAAAGATTTCTGCAAATATAACACCACATATATGAATTAACATTAGAAAATGCAGGCTTCCGTGACACTAAGTAAGATAGTCGTaccccatcccctcccctcttCACTACATTTCATGGAggtaaaacctgattttttaaGATGACGTATTAATATGGGTTTCATTGCTGCATAGAAACATTATCCTAATAAATAATGCATACTCTAGAAAAAGCACTGGTCttaaagatttcaaagaaaaaaaaattaccaatcCTGGCGCATTTCCAGAATATTCCCAACAGTCtgtaaagacaaaataaattaattaggCTCTtggtttaataaaataatttaagtcaactgattttctttctcttatgcTAAAACAATCTAAATAAACAAAGTAGTTTGTCAACTTCACACTATTCTCAACATCAGAAAGTATCAGATGCCTGCACAAAGTACAGGCTATGAACGAAACAAGTGGCAAAGTTCTTTCTAAGTCTAACAACGTTTTTTGCATGAACgaaagaaaaagatgcatttaCTCACTCGTGTTCCAAATCAAATGTCTTCAAGAGAATTCTACATTCTACATTAAAGTACCCTAGACAGAAaattatgtaaagaaaaaaaaacagaactaGGAAAATGCTGGAGTAGGAAATACCAACAAGCTTCCATATTACTGCATATAGGAAAATTTTTATGCTAAGATTTCGAAGCAAGTTTTCCTGCAGGTATGAGAAATGATAAACCAAAGAACTTTAAATTTAATGCTTTGTAGTCTCTCTTTTGTATTTCCCTTAGCGATAGtagataaaaatgttttttctagcAGAGCACACTCATAGATTTAATCTGATATAGAATACTTGCATTGatataaataacaaaacaattCTTCAGGTTTGTTTTTACTCTTTTACCAAGATTTACCTTGCTCACGTGACTCTAATGCTGGTTGCCCAGGATGTTAATTCTCACAAGTGAagtaacaaagcagaaaagcaggatTCAACTATTGAGAGCACATCCAAATGGATGCACAAGCATGCACGCCACATATTTATAATTTCTCTGTGTAACGAAAAAGACCCATGCTGACTACTAAGAGGAACAAGAGCAGGCACTGCTTTAGAatctgaggaggaagaggggaagaataCTAAAGCAACCTGAACTAGAAGCTAGCTTTCAGCCTTTCAAACGTTGGTCAAAACTGTGTTGAAAGCTTGTCTACAGGAAGGTTTCCTTCATAGTATGACTGGCTGCAATGCAGTAAAAACATCTGGATTCAACTATATTGTCTATTTATAGATTTAtggacttaaaaaaacccaattatttttcctccttctcctgatACGTTTATCAGCAGTAACTTCAGCCTACATTATTTGTGGGGCTCTATCTACTACCTGCTGTGATGGCATTTCTCCAAGTGCTTTCCCACAGTGCTCTGAACCCACAATGGTTTGATTATCTGCCTTCCCCCTTTCTTGGGCTCTGGCAattgtctatttttttcctgcttgaatGCAGACAGGTAGTTTTGGGCCACTTGCTCCGGCATACTTCAGCAGTCAACATAtcctgcagttttaaaaaaagaatttccatGCTACTTCATATATTATGGTCCTAGTTTACTTCAGcatctctccctctttccattTAGCAGCCTCCcctttatttctgaaacaaaggtCTGGTGTTGGGCTGGTAAGAACCAAGTGTtcaaaaaggcagcaaatgaCTGAGGTTTTCAAAGTTAAAGTGAAATGATTTTGACTGATGTACCTCTTTGCTGACCAATTTATTGTGAACAGTATtctagcattttcatttttagaaaacagGGTTTTTAATTGTGCTTTAGATAATTTTACCTCAAGCCAGAAGTATTTCTGTATAGTCAAAgctcatttttctgcttttatatagCTCCACAGGCAGAAGTAATAATCCCTGCATGTAGACAATCACACTTTTCCAGGCTAAGAGGTCACACAGGAAAATAACCTGAAGACATCTATGCACTTTTTGAAGATGCATGCAGGTAAAAAGGCGTGACGTGTAAATCTTACAGAGTAAAACAGACAGCTCCATAGTACTGTGTGGATGGTGCTTAAGACTCTGAAAACTGTTGTTACTCTGTAAAATTAAGATTTACAGATTGCATGctgcaaaaccaacacaaaaactTCCACAGCCCAGCATTTCATGTTGCCATCGCTGAAAAACTTGTCCAGGaactcaaagaaataaaaccttacTGTCTTTTTCATATGCATATTTGAAGAATCTTACCGGGGAAAAAGAACATTAACTCCTTTAGGCAGTCTATAAATCTGTTGGATTTGCCTCACAATCTCAGCAAGGgtatttctttactttctcAGGGTTTTTTGACCATGTGAAACAATGCAAAGTTATAATTGAAGTTTTGCACAGCGTTCCTAGCCCTAGAAAACCCCCTTCTTggtgaaaacattaattttcctttctgatgtgGGAGGTACAAAACAGTTGGAATATGGCTTTCATCAGCTACCCTTACTGCAGTTAACGATTTATGAACTTAAAAGTCACCATTGACATGAGGACTGACAATCCTTCCAACAGATGACAACAGTACCTTTTTAAGAGGCTTCTGCTGGTGTTGGAACAGCTCAAGTACATCTGTTTGTCCACACAGTTTGCTGCTGAGCAAAAGCAAATTGAAATCTGGACCTTCTAAACAGGTATAATAATCACAGCCTCTGGATGAACTGGGGAGCTCACATTGGAAGAAAAGCCTGTGCAGgccttctgctctcctgaaTTTTTCCATCACTGTTCATCTCAGGTCCGCAATGTGCACCGCTTCAAGTTAAAACCTGTTTGATTATTACAGAAATGATGCTGCCTTAAATGAAACTGCTCCAAAATAATTCCTCCTCAAGCAACTACTCAAAGTAATTGCACTGTTCCTTATTCTCCCCTTCATGTTCATCTTCATCCTTGTTTTGATGCAGGTGAAACGTGTCAGTCTGGCTTGCATACCTGCTCTTTTCTGGCAACCACAAGTCAAATGTGCACGAGCTGCTGCATATTCCTGGCTTTCAGTGTTAATGTTAAAAGCACCGATCACGAAAGCGGTGTTGGttatctggagaaaaaaattgcaaagaaatgGAACCCAGTAAGACGACAAAGGGTTAGTGGGGCTTTAGACTTTGGCTGCTAGACTGGgaaagctgcaaaatgcagctgcCATGTGTTTACCAGGACAACCCCACTGCCACTGCAGGAGGGAGTGTGAGAGATACTCCACTGCAATCCTTATGGCAAGTCAAAGGAAATCTCCGCTGCGTATAAGCTAACACATCTTTCTGGTtagcagggaggagagaattATGTCGTGGTACGCATTGTCCTCTAGTTAGCATGAAACAGTAAATCTCCACGTGCTTTCCCAACCTTAAACGCTATTGCTCAGGATAAAGCACATGGAAACACTCAAGACACGTCAGGGAAAATGAAggtttaaaattctgtttggCTTGGTAGGAAAAGACACATTTTGGCAGAAGTCAACAGTATGAAATACAGTGTTATGAGGATGGGTGACATCGCTTTGCAACACAGTCTCTCAACCAACAGAAACATGTTTCTTTACTTACTATCAACAGATTTAAATTTTCACCGAAGTTACCACTCACTTAGAAATATAGTGAATAACTATCAACATTTCTTCTGtcactttaatattttattgctaCTTTTTTATGCTATTAAATTGGAGTAGGAATAATGAGGTAAGATCATCTCTGTGGTAAAATGAAATATCactagaatttattttatccAGTATGTCTAGACATTTCCATTTGAGCATGGAATATGTTAGTGAAGAGGGACAGGGGTTTAACAGCATATGAGCTCCATGTAAACATCCACCATTCAGGAAACAAATTTCATTGCTTCCAGGCTAACATTTTATTCTCCAGTACAAAGTAGTCCACATACgtatatgtaaaataaaaataaaatagtatgtCCAACATCTATATAAATACAAACCTACAGATCAAACGTCCAACTCCTCCACTGTGTCAGCAccctttgaaaacattttatgaagAGAGTTCTATTGTACTCCAGACAGATTTGCCTCAAGAATAAACAGAGTAGTTCCAGATTAAAGGAAATACTCCTTGCCAAGAACAGCACTAAAATTTTtaatcagtaaaataaatattcctacTTCTAACTGTGTATACCTCATTGACTATTGTGTTATCTTCCACTAGCAGACACCCAATTCCCCCCGCGCCCCCCTTCATGAAGCCATCCTTTCTTCCAtcctttctttccatctttgctTTTATCAAAAGAAATCTCTCACGTCAGTGGCAACCTCACAGCCCCATATGAAAGGACACAAGctgctttgggcaacctggtctagtggagggtgtccctgcccatggcgggggggttggaactagatgggctttgaggtcccttccaacccaaaccgttctgtgattctagtTTTCATGTTAGAACTCCAAATTGAAAAAAAGGTAGCGTACTCTGGGTATCTTACATTGCTAAAGGAAAACTTGTGTGATAAAATGGCAATTCCAGAGGTTAATTACAACAAAGGTTTTCAGAAGACAGGCACTTAAGGTTCTTGGTGGCAGGAGTCTACTTAAAACTTGACActttttctcaaaattaaatgcagaattGATAGAAAATACTtagggaaaaaacattttcttaaacagCAAATGATCTAATGGAAAAAGTGGACAAGTGAAACACGCAGTGCCCAAAACCCTGCctgttttttccagctataACATTACCAGCTAGAATTACCTCCAACTTCTATAAATATTATCTCCTTTGTATTAACCTTAGGTGACTGTATTATTGAAATACTACAGACAACCTCAGTGGTTTCTAAATCAAAATTGCCAAATCGTTACTTTAACGCCACAACATTTAAATCACAGTTCTGCATACTGCTGATTGCACCCAACGTCCAGTCACAAAGAAAACTGGTAAGCCAAAAGTTGTTGGGTATTGTAAGCGAAAGTGGATCTGTGGCTGCCCCCATTGCCCACCACCCCAAAAAttgtgctgctgagcagggtCAGAGAACTGTTTTGCAACAGCACATTCCAGGAGAACGGGaaacacaaaggagaaaaacattgGTCACCTAGGAACATGTGCTTTAGGAATAAAAGTGAGATGAAGTCATAGTGACCAAaggaccaaaaagaaaaaaaaaaagggttaggTTTTGTAGAAGCTTTCAAAAACTTTTCTACAAAttccaagcaaaaaaaaatatttaaagagacTGCAGATAAGGGTAGTGTGGTaaaaaaacagtttgaaatttttttagTTACAGACTATTGCTGAAGCTGTGTTTCAAACCCGTACTTTAAAAACGcctattttgaaaacaaacacacagattCTGCTGTTAATGTTTTTATCCAGCcttaagaataataataaaaaattattacagaaatagctgcatgtaggaaaatgttttctttctgtcactCATGTCTGTATCTTTAATAAGGATCTAATGAGAAAATTGCAAgtctagaaaaataaagcaatattaGCTGGCATTGTTAGTTAATAAATTCTTAGTATAAAATTGCAAGTACGTGCTTGTGAATATCTTATTGCCTTCTATTGTAAGGtataaaatgaagatttttatctttaaagaagaaattttttaaaataggatttATATTATCACACATCATTAGAAGATACTAAGAGTAAAATATTGCAGCTAAAACCAAAAAgcatgtgtgtttttaaaatgattaGAATACATacccagttttatttttgtccagtAAGCTGGGAGCCAAGGATCTGATATAGGCACAGGTACATATGAGCAGCAAGATTACAGTCAGAAGACTCTGAAAGTTGAAGATGGCTGACTATGgaaggaaatcagaaaagaaaaattacatctcTGCAGTACAAAGTTCCCTCACTGCATAAGCTGGGGAAAACAGGTGATCCCCTAGACAATacccattaaaaacaaaaatgaaacctaGAACGCCAGTGAATCAGAAACTCTTTTAACAGCCTGTTGTACACAATGGTGGAAGAACGGAGTTTTTCCTTCTCAATCCACCCCAAGAAGTGTAAAGAAGCAGCAGGCAAAACGGTAACCTTACAGTTTTGCTCCCAGGCACCTGTTCCAAAGCCAGTTTGTGGAAACCCATTAGCAGCAGGCTAAGAGTTACAGAAAACAATGTTCCCTCTCAGCCAAGAATACGTGTAACTGTAGTTTGCATCAATAGAATATGGTGGTGGTGAAGGTGGAGGTGAAGAGTATTAAACAAGTAAACCAGTGGCAGCCAAGACAGAGAATAACAAGAAATAGGTAGGAGGACTGTCAATATACAGCTTTATGAAGACTACATCCAAAATTCAATAGATGTGTAGAAATACATACAATTAAGCTGATCTGAACTATGAAAAGATaactgattaattttattttcaaatcatcttttgattttatatttaaaacacctttactgtaaatacatttttagaagTGCTAATTATATGGAAAACGCTGGAAAAATGGAGGAATTGCCTTAGGATGGAGAACTAAAGTTCTATTGTTTGACAGCAAAACTAATCACCTACTGGCAGTAAGAAGAAACAATTCCTGAGAAAACGTTACTTTTCTCTGGCTATTTgctaaagtttaaaatattagtaATAAGCAGTAAGTgcatctcaaatattttttttaactaaagcCTGAGTCTCATATGACCAACATGTCCTTTAATCATCAACTTATAAGCAATTATCACTGCTTACATGAAGCAGTCTTTTCCTGAAGTATAAACATTATACATGAGAAGGTACTCATGTAAGGACTGCTGTAACTCCATAACGAGGTAcaaaatctggaagaaaaatggctGATGCTGATTCCCAGCAAAAGTTACATCACCATTCCAATAAACGATACactagcaacatttttttttttcccaataggTTGACTGGAATTTTTAGTAGCAATATTTGCCTACTAGTCCTTGTGATTTGTAGCTTCCAATAATTTGTCCCAAATCTGAGACTTAGATTCTTCTTACAATGTGAAAATAATCCAGCTGCACAAAGCATGGAGCTAGTTTTattgtttcaatattttttttaactcagcaTCTTTCAGCTGACCTTTTGGTCAATGTAACAGCACCAGATAGTAGACAAGGCAACTGCttatttcaaacagcaaatgAGCTACCCTCATTTGCAAATCCCGTTTAGTTTGAACTTCAAAAAAATGGCAAAGCAAATACAATAAATTCAGTCTTACTTCTGGAGTTCTGATGAAGTTGTGTCTAAATATCTCATATTTTTTCAACCCAGAAGGCTGAGTAGtagtatttaattaaatttaaatacttaGCATTTATGAAGGGATAGTACATTGCAGTTTCCTCCTTCAAGCAGAACTTGGTAGGATTTAAAAGCACATCAGAGCTCCAATTTCCACAGCCTGAAGCACATCTCTGTTGATCTATGTGCACTTTCTTCCTATGTCGCAAAATTCTAATGTTTTGAAGCTCTGATaatcaaatttctttaaatagttAAGGAGTATTATAAATCAAAATCACAGTATTTAAATTCAGTATTGCACTAACAGCaaattaagagagaaaaataagaagtgCTAGTAGGAGCAAAGCCATGGGAACAtccacagctctgctgatgcTGAAATCTAAAATGTTGTatcaaaaaacaaagcaaaacaaacaaactttgCTTATGTAGAAGTCTCCATGAATCACATGAAGCAATACTGGAACATGCACACAACTGCCAGCCTGAAGGCACGATTAGACAAGGCTAGACACACAAACCAATTTAAACGTCCAAGTTAATGGGGTCCAACAGGCACCTGTGGGGGGGAGCCACCCCTTAAGAAGGAAGAGCATAGAAAGGCTCAAAGAACAAGTGAGAGATTGCCAGGGGCATGCCCTCAAAGGCAGCCTTAGCCATTGGAGTGGGTGTGCTACTCTGCTCCTGCCTGAAGCAGGAGCCCTCTCACATCAGCCATCTTTCTGCAGAAGCATAATTCCCAAGCTAGTTCCCTCATTCCTCCTGCCCTTTCCATGACAGTACCCTGAGTGACAAAAATGGGACAGGGTGAAAATGTGATTATTAGGATGCAGAGAGAGGGTAGGCAGTGGAGAAAGGTAAAGAGTAAATGGCAACTACACACAGCAGCTGACATGCAGGAAGGTTTCTGTAGTAAGTGAGAACATGGAGAGGGGACATTACACGAGTGGAGTGGTGATCCAACACCCAAAGCCAGCCCTCAGGTACTCATGGTGAGGCCACCTGTTGTTCTGAGCAACAGCATTTGCTACATCATGTTTAGCTTAGTATCTTAGTTTAGCTAGCTGAGTCATCATTTCTGTTCTACTGTGTCATAAATAACGGACAGATTATTCACAAAGGACAAAACACTTATCAGTAGACTCTTGCCTTTGTACTAGGCACAAGTTTTGCCAAGTTCAGAAACCAGGAAACTCAATTCCCCCTGAGAGACAACCCTTATGGCCTACGAGAGGCCATGTCTCCTGGCTCCTGTGGGTCTAGGAACGCGATGGGGCCGGATCCAGGAGTGGCTGCCTCTCAGCAAAGCCAGATACTCGCTATCAACTGATTAATTCGATCAGTCCTCCGGGAGAGACAGCTGCTCTCGACATCTCACAGTGCAGCGCCTGCCCAGCTTGGTTCCCATGAATTCCTGCAAGctttctcctgcagctgcttcccaAGGAGGCTGGTGGTATCGGGTGCTTCAACATATGAAAATGGCAGAAGGGCACATTTGCTTCCTCTTTACATTTCCAGGG
Encoded proteins:
- the TMEM167A gene encoding protein kish-A encodes the protein MSAIFNFQSLLTVILLLICTCAYIRSLAPSLLDKNKTGLLGIFWKCARIGERKSPYVAVCCVVMAFSILFVQ